From the Jilunia laotingensis genome, the window TCAATCCAAAATAGCCCTCAGAAATTGAAAAACCAGCTTGAAAAATTCCTGCATCTATAATCCCTCCTTTTTGTGTTATATAAGCTTTTAAGATGTACCCAGCAATAATAGCCAATGATCCGCTAAACATCATAGCTATACCTAACTTAATCAGTCCCAAACCGTGCCCCAAAGATTTCAAAAAGGGTTCATTCACTTTTACCGTTTTTATCTTCTTGGCATAAACCGAAGAAAATATGAGTGTACAAACTGCCGAAATAATAATAGACGGCACAATGCCATTATAAGAAAATAAATAGAAAAGGGGGATCGACAATAGTAAACCGACAAATGAACCAATCATTCCCGATTTAGCCATATAACCAATTTTCCGCATTCCTTGCAAAGCAGCTAATTGTCCTGAACTTAAGGCTGCAAAAAACAGAACCACAGATAACCATATAAAAGACCATGTATATTCTTTATTACCAAAAGTCCATTGGCTTAGATGAGAAGCTAGTAGTAATGTGACTATAAATCCCAAAAGCCCTGTTAGAAGCAACCAACGTTGCAAAGTTTTCAATATACGAGAGACTTTTACAATATCACCACTCCCTGCAGCCTCTGAAATTTCCTTTACCGCACTGGAGTTTATCCCCAAGCCTGTAATCGTTTTTAAAACATCTAAAGTAGAATTCAACATTCCAAATAATCCGATCCCCGTAGGACCTAGCAGTACAGCAAGAATTTTGGATTTAATGATATTTATCAATATATTAAAGATCTGCACGCCTCCAAATATACTGGTTGCTTTGAATATTTGGCGATAGGTTGACTGTTGATTTGTCATCTAATTAAAAAGTTCATTTACCTCCACAAAAATATGACGTATAAGTTAAATAACAAAGCAAATTATTATCTTTGTTCCCATGAATGTAAAATTAAGCTTCATTATACCGTTTTATGGTAATGCAAACAAGGAACTATTAAATCGCTGTATTAAATCCATTAAAAATCAAGGAATAAAAGACAGTGATTATGAAATTATCATTGCAAATGATAACGGAAGAGGTTTAGGTGGAGCACGCAATATTGGCCTGAGCCAAGCAATAGGCAAATACATTATTTTTATAGATGCAGATGATTACATTTTCCAAGACAGTCTGCTTAAATGCTTAGCACTTATAGAAATCCATGAGCCAGACATCCTCTCCTTCGGTCTCAGAAAGGTCATTATCAACCAAAGCAAATTAACTCTTGAAAAGAGATTTTCATATTCAACATATCTTTCAGGTGCTGAATATATGAGTTCCCACAATTTTACAGGAAGTGCATGCCGGCATATATTTCGTAAAGAATTTATATCTTCTTTTAGATTTGCAGAAAACCGATACCATGAAGATGAAGACTTTGTCGCAAAAGCATATTGCTTTGCACAAAAAACAATTATCACGGATTATCCGGTTTACGCTTATTGTTGCCAGCAACAATCTATTACAAGTACACAAACAAAGGAAACGCAAACAAAACGGATAAACGACTTTCATGCCATGTTGATGCGAATTGATCATTTATTAAAAACAGAAGAGTTGATCTCTCAGATTTCTCAAAACGCGTTAACTCGTAGATTAAATTTCCTTACTATAGATTACATACGACAATTAAGAAGGAATAAACTCAGCATAATGGAAATTCGAACCAAAATAAAAGAATTAGTCAACGACGGACTATTACCCTTACCGGATAAAAGTTATTCTTGGAAATATTCTATAACATGTAAAATTATAAATACATTAATTTATTTATGAAAATATTACTAATCGGAGAATGTAGCAATTTACACTGGACACTTGCTCAAGGTTTACGTATTTTGGGCCATGAAGTACATGTTGCAGCAAGCCATAATGGGTGGAGACAATATAAATTTGACATTTCATTAAATCGTCAAACAAGCAGTTTCAAAGACGGCTTACTTTGTTTAGGACGAATATTATATCATTTCCCCAAATTCAGAAATTATGATATCGTTCAGATCAATCATCCCTATTTTTTACGTATACGTTCTGAAAAAGCCTTGCCTTTTTATCGTTACCTTAAAAAATACAACAAGAAGATTTTCCTCGGAGCATTCGGAACTGATTATTATTATGCAAAAGCATGTATGGAAACTAATACGTTTCGCTATTCCGATTTCAAAATCGGTAATACTTTTAAAGACACTCCAACTAATCGAATAGAATTACAAGAATGTCTAACAGGTGGAACAGCCCGTGCCAACCAAGAAATAGCAAAAACATGTAATGGGATTATAGCATGCCTTTGGGAATACTATGTATCCTATGCACCATATTTCGAAGATAAAGTCACCTTTATACCCTTACCTATTAATTGCAACGAAATAACAAGTCGAGTGCATAATATACCCGATAAATTAAATTTCTTCATAGGTATCCAATCTGAACGCAGTGATGTCAAAGGAACAGATATCATGTATCCGGTACTAAAAAAAGTACAACAGAAATATCCTGATTTATGCCATATCACTGAAGCCAAGAATATTCCTTATATTCAATACCAAAAACTACTGGATGGAGCAGATGTCCAATTAGATCAGTTATATTCTTACACCCCATCAATGAATTCACTTTTGGCAATGGCCAAAGGAATTGTAGTAGTAGGAGGTGGAGAAGAAGAAAATTATGATATATTAAACGAAAAGCAATTACGTCCTATTATAAACGTTTATCCTTCGGAAGAAGACATTTTTCAAAAGTTAGAAGATATTGTATTGCATAAAGAAAGAATACCTGAGCTTTCGGCACAGAGTATAGAATATGTCCAAAAGCACCATGACTATATAAAAGTAGCCCAAGAATATGTTGATTTCTGGACAACACATTAATTTTCCATTCTTTGACAAGTTACTATGCAAGAAGAAAGATCCGGGTACAAGACATTATATGCAATCCGGATCTATTCAAACCTATTTAGTGCAGCAATCACCTGTCCCACTTCCTCGTCCGACATTTGCGGAGAAAGCGGAAGACTCAGTACCTCGCGATGAATTCGTTCGGTAACAGGTAGATCGAGAGAGCTATATTCACTCAAAGCCCCTTGTTTATGTGGTGGAATAGGATAATGGATCAATGTCTGTATTCCCATTTCTGTAAGATAAGCTTGCAAACGGTCACGAACAGGTGAAAAGATAGGAAAAATATGAAATACATGCTGTTCCCATTCATCGACCTGAGGCAAAGTCAACAAAGAATTATGTATACCATCTATATAAAGGCGCGCAATCGTCCGGCGACGTTCATTGTTGGCATCCAATCGCGAAAGTTTGACTGAAAGTACGGCAGCCTGTAATTCGTCAAGTCTGCTGTTAATGCCCTGGTAAGGATGTATATATTTTGCAGAAGATCCGTAGTTACCCAATGAACGCGCTAAAGAAGCTACTTCTTCATCATCAGTAACAACAGCTCCACCATCGCCCAAAGCTCCAAGATTTTTAGAAGGATAAAAGCTAAACGCGGCTGCATCTCCCAGATGTCCGGCATGTTTTCCTTTATATACCGCACCGTGCGCTTGTGCTACATCCTCTACTACTTTCAAATGATAACGATGGGCAATGGCAAGGATCGGATCCATATCCGCACAACGCCCATAAAGGTGTACCGGGAGTATGGCACGGGTACGGGAGGTTATGCATTCTTCTATTTTTTCAGGATTTATATTGCAGGTATCCCAACAAGGTTCACAGAGTATCGGTTTCAGTCCGGCACGAAGTACACCGATGATAGTAGCTATACAAGTATTGGCAGGTACAATCACTTCATCTCCGGGTTGCATAATGCCCAACTGCTGGTAAGCCATAAAAATAAGTGTCAGTGCATCCATACCATTTCCCGTACCTACGCAATATTTCGCTCCGCAATATTCCGCAAATCGAGACTCGAATTTTGCATTTTCATTTCCCTGAATATACCATCCGGATTTAATCACTCTATTTATTGCCTCCGACAGTTCAGGCTCGAACGAGTCACTGACACGCTGTAATTCAAAATACTTTATCATTTGACAGGAATTTTAAATTTAATTCATAAGCATCATATACGACAGCACGACCTCCGAATCCTTCTTTCTGAAAAATCAATCCTGCATTCAGATACCGCCCCCCCTCTTCAACCGAAGTTCCAAAATCGAAATACTTCTTGTTTGCGTACCGGTCATAAAGCAAATAATCGAACAAATAATCAAGTGCGCCTACACTTCTCCCATATTCGGTTGAACCGATGTATTGAACATGGGCAACTTGCCGAGTAACATACACCACACATCCCCCTATGGTTTCACCCTCCACATTTACAACGCGGTGGAGTTCTATCTCTGCAGGAAAATAACAATGAAGCAGCATCATCTCTTTCAAAGAATGTACAGGCTGTGCGTCATAACGTTTCTCCAGATTGGCTTCTAATATCGGCCAAAAGAGTTCAAAGGCGTTGTCCGTACAAATGTTCAAACCTGTATGTTGGGCTTTTTTCAATTTCCGGCGGTGCAAGGTACGGAAAGGGAGAGGTTTGTCTAGTAAGACTACCGAAGAAATCTTGCGTTCAATCACATGTGCATTTGTACGGAAAAGAACATAAAGATCTTCCTCCGAAGGATAAGCATGATATATATGTGGAACCGGACGGTATATGATTCTCTCCACTTCCGGTATTTCCTTCAGATATTGAAAAAGCAAACGGAATATTTCCAGTACCAAATCTATTGTTGCCTGATAAGAAAGGAGCAATCCACCGTATGTCAATCCATTATGAGTGCAAAAAGCATTTCCGGAAAGATGAGCCGGCAATAATGCGATCAGTTGTTCCCCTTTGTAGAACATCAACGAATGATCATCGAACCGATCGGAGTGATAGTCCATATAATCACGTTGCAATAAGAAAGTCCCATTCTTAGTCTCCGGAACGAATTGATCCCAAATGTGTTTCAGATCTTGAGTATAACGGGTTACGTTTAACCGCGATTCTGCAATATGCTCATTCATCGTTTTATGAAATCCAAAAATTCCTCGTAAGAATTTATATAAGTTTCAGGACAATATACATGAGAAGCGAAAACTAATAAAACGGCATCCGAAGAGAAATTGCTCAGTTCATTCCAAGTAGCGGGAGGAACCAATAATCCTTCCGATTTTGATGTCAGATGATACGTCCTTCTCCCATTCACATCTTCCAAACAAACATCTACACTGCCGTGGATAGCTATCAAATATTGATAAGACAGCCTGTTTGCATGTTTTCCACGCTCTTCTCCCTGTGGCACATCATATATCCAATAGACACGTGTCACTGTAAAAGGTACCTGTTTTTCAAATTCAAGAAGTGTCAAGCTACCTCGTTTATCTGTAAATGTCTTTAAATAATCCATACTTTATAAGAAACGATATTTACCGGATATTATTATATGACTGAGGCTTTATGTTAACTTTACAACCGGAAATTAACGGATATGCTATATCGAATGACAATTGACAATAGATACATACATTAAATCTTATGAGTGAGTAAAAAGTATGAGAATACAGGCTCTATTAAACAAGAAAATAGACAGATATGGCTAACCAGCGTTTGAGATATTAACACTCATCGCGCTGGACATTAATACCTATCACACTGAATATTAATATCCATCACGCTGGGTATTAATACCCAACGTGATGGAAAAGGTTACTCATCAAACAAGTTATAAAACACTGAGAACGAATAGTTAGTAAATTCAAATGGTGTATTATCTTCTTGAACTGTTTCCCCGTTCTGAAGAACCGGCAGAACTTGACGTGCTACTTCTACGACTGCTGCTGCCTGAAGAGGAATTTGAAGAGGAAGAGCTACGGCTCGGACTGCTTGAAACAGAACTTGATCGGGAACTATTACCCCGACTGGTGGATGTATTTCTTCCGCTTTCCGTATTATTCGTCCGCCCACTTGTAGAGGAACCGGAGGAAGAATTCCTTCCTGAATTGCTTCCGGTAGAATTGCTTCGACGACTGGAAGAGGACCCTCTGTTAGAACTGTTACTTCCAGATGTACTTTCCTGTTTGGTAGACGAAGAAGCACCCGGACGGGAGGTGGAAGTGCTAGGACGAGAAGTCGAAGTACTTGGACGTGACGTACTTGGGCGTGTGGGAGTATCCGTACTGGTTGAGCTACCAGGACGGGCTGATGTACTTGGGCGAGTCGTCGTTCCGGGTCGAGTACTACTTCCAGGTCGAGTGGAAGTTCCGGGTCTTGTAACGTTGCCCGGTCTTGTATTCGTATTCGGACGGATCGTTACCGAACCGAAATCAGAACGGCGATTGGAACGATAGACCCTATCATTTCTAACACTGAAATCACCGGAATAATGAGGATGATTGTAACGTCCACGATAGTAACCATCATGATAATGGTTCCGGTAATGCGCACCATTATAACTGCGATAGTGGTGAGGTTTAGGGAAATAAAAATGATTATGGTTTACATACGTGATGTAGACGCGGAAATTCCATCCACCCCCACTTGCATAAATCGGACGGTAAAAGTAATCTGTCCGAAGGAAACGACGATATTGTGAATCAGACAACACCCACCGCAAATCCTCATTGCGTATATCCAAAGCTTCGTAATAATCATTCAAAGCCCATTCGTACCCACGGATCACATCATCCATCAGATAACGGATCGAGTAAATGAAGTCGAAGTTTATCTCATACACATCATTATATTGCGGTGTATTCAAATTCAGTTCATAAGCCATCTTATCCGTCAGGAAACGGGTCTCCTTGCGAATGCGGCTATTGCTCATGGCGGCCATACATGTACTGCTCATGGCAGTCATCCCGATGGCAAAAAGTATTAATATGATTCGTTTCATGATCAATCGTTTTTATAGGGTTATCTATTTTCGTGATACTTCTTTATAAATTCATTTATTTCATTCTTATCCATACTGAAAGTCAGTTGATCGATCGCCCGAAAAAAGTTCGGTTTATCCGCAATGCGAGGGTATATCTTTTTTAAGAACGCTTTCTTCTCGCTATCAAAAGTATAGAATTTGAGCAACCGGATACATTGGTCAGTAGTAAAATAAGAACTTATCAATGCATTGTTAAGTAGCTCTTCACGATCTGAAGTGAAATTTTGCTTATCCATCAAGTGGATGAATTGCTCAAAAGAACTGTTGCTCATCGGTGGGTCACCATACGCATCATGGGAGTTATGCCCGGGTCTATCCGGTCGGTTGCCATTTCCATGTCCCGGCCTGTGCGAATCGCGGATAATAATCTCTTTTATTTTTCCTACTGAGCAATAGACACGTTCATCAAAAAGTGCATCTTCCCTTCTGTAATCATCGCTCCGGTGTGCGGCATAAACTTCCACCCGGCAGTTCCCTCTCAAATTGGCTACAAAACAACTGTTTGTCGGCTCACAAATCCGTTGTCCGTCTACAAAGACCACAATTCTTTCACCCGGACTTTCAATCCGGATGCCATCCAATGAAAAAGCTTTTAGCGAAACTGCTGCCAAAAGAAAGAAGAAACCGAATATCAATTTACGTATCATATCTATCATTTTAAGTTTTAAAATATCTGAACTTCACTAACACCCGATTGGTTGCGGGTGATGATGCTCATGCCCTTGGGGAAGTGTAAATGTATTCATGCTAATCACCTTGTCACCATCAAACGTTATCACAACCACCTTCCACTCACCCGGCACACCAGAGGCTTCCCGGTATTCCCATTCTTCAATTTCCCTGTCAAAACGGCGGAAATCAGGTGTTCCGAAAAGCTTTGAAACTTCTTGCCTACTCATTCCTTCCTGTACCTTCATGATATTATTTGTTAGTATCCCGCAACTGGCAAACAACAGAGGAAATAACAATAAAAGCAATCTTAATCTTTTCATAACCTACCTATTTTTAGTGAATCAACTTGGATATTTTCTTTATATCACAAAAATAGGGTGAGAAAACTCCCCACCCTAATGATTCTCTCTATTCGTAAGTAGGGTTTTCCCTATTGCAATTAGGGTCGCACCAATCGGATACCCTTTTCTTCCAAAGCAACCACACGCTTTTTGTATAAATCACCGACAGCCTTCTTGAATGTTTTCTTACTCACACCGAAGATCGCATAAATATCTTCTGCCGGGCTTTTATCAGTCAAAGCAATATGCCCTTCATGGTCTTTGATATATTGCAACAGGTCTTTGGAAAAATCACCAACCTTTTCAAAACCAGGTTTTTGTAATATAAGATCGATTTTACCATCTTCGCGCACTTGCTTCACAAAAGCTTTTAGTTCCATCCCTGTATGCAAAGGTTGGAATATCTCACTGTCATATAGCAGTCCACCGAACTTATTGTCAATGATGGCTTTAAATCCTAAATCGGTCTTTTGCCAGATCAAGACATCCACCTCATCGCCCGGTTGATATTCCGGTGTTTCTTTCGAAAGGTAACGGTCTACTTTTGCCGAAGCTACAATCCGATAGCTCTCTTCATCAATATGTGCATGAATGATGTATTTATTGCCTACCTGCATTTTCATCTTTTGTTCGCCGAAGGGAACGAAAAGATCTTTCATCAATCCCCACTTAAGAAAGGCACCATATTCATTCACCCAGGCTACTTCTAGGCAGGCGAACTCTCCTACCTGTACCAAAGGAGTCAATGTGGTAGCTACCAATCTCTCGTCAATATCCAAGTAGAGAAACACATTCAGCATGTCTCCCACCTTACAATCTTCAGGCACATACCGCGAGGGCAAAAGAATTTCACCTTCCTCACCTCCATCCAGATACATTCCGAAGTCTACTTCCTTCACAACCTCCAGCTGGTTGAACTTTCCTAATTTTATACTCATATATTTAGCGGTTAGTAATCAGAACTTAATAATAAGTTAATTCCCGACAAAGATAATCTATTTACCTTACATCTGCATCTCTGATATAACTTTTCATTATCAGCCAGAACCTTTTTCAATAAACATTCTACCCATTATGTCGTTATCTTTGTAACGACAAACAAATTAAGATTGTTCAACTATAAAATAGATATGATTATGAATTTCTTAACCAACGAAAAACTTACGATTGTAGGAGCTGCAGGAATGATCGGTTCCAATATGGCTCAGACGGCTATGATGATGAAACTGACTCCCAACATCTGCTTATACGATCCATATGCACCGGCACTGGAAGGTGTGGCAGAAGAGTTGCTTCATTGCGGATTTGCTGATGTCAACCTGACATTTACTTCAGATATCAAAGAAGCTTTGACGGGAGCATCCTACATTGTATCATCCGGTGGCGCTGCACGTAAGGCTGGTATGACTCGTGAAGACCTTTTGAAAGGGAATGCTGAAATTGCCGCTCAATTCGGCAAAGATATCCGCCAATATTGTCCGGAAGTGAAACATGTGGTAGTTATATTCAACCCGGCAGACATAACGGGACTGATTACTTTACTTTATTCAGGGCTGAAACCTTCACAAGTATCTACACTGGCAGCATTGGACAGTACTCGCCTGCAAAACGAACTGGTGAAATACTTTAAGATCCCCGCTTCCAAGATACAGAACTGCCGTACTTACGGAGGCCACGGGGAACAAATGGCTGTATTTGCTTCTACTACCACGGTAGATGGTGATACTTTGACCAATTGGATTGGTACCACTCGTTTACCGCAAACAGAATGGGATGCGATCAAACAGCGCGTCATCCAAGGAGGTAAACACATTATCGATTTGCGTGGAAGGTCTTCTTTCCAAAGTCCTGCCTACCTTTCCATTGAGATGATTGCTGCAGCAATGGGAGGCGAACCTTTCCGCTGGCCTGCAGGTACATACGTATCTAATGGAAAATTCGACCATATAATGATGGCAATGGAAACTTCTATCACAAAAGACGGCATCAGTTATAAAGAAGTAACAGGTAGTCCAGCAGAACAACAGGAACTGGAAGATAGCTACAAGCATCTTTGCAAGCTTCGTGATGAAGTAATAGGCATGGGAATCATTCCACCTATCAAAGATTGGCATATGCTGAATCCGAATATAAAATAGACTCCATATCGAATAATAAGTAGGATGATCACTCTAAAGGAACACCGGTTGCAAACCATCAGGAAATGCAACCGGTGTTCTTTTATTGAAGATGAATAACTTTTATTTCTTTATCAGGACAGTTTTATCCTTTATTTCAGCAACCTCTACCAAATAGACTCCGACGCATATGAAGAGTATGGCAAACAATTGTGTCCAACTAAAACGATCCTGCCCTAAAATCAAAGAAGCTATCGTTGCAACGATGAGAATCAAATAGCCATAAATGGCAACAACCGTCGCCTTAAGATATTTTAAACCGATAGGCAACAACATGTAGCTTAGCACTGTCGGGAAAATAAGCACAAACATCAGCACGGTAAAAGGCAACCAATGTAAAGGCAATGAAAATACGGGAGCATCAAATCCGGTAATAGCCGATACGATAATCCCAGAAAAAGCCGCACCGGAAAAAGTATATTTCAACATAGTCATGGCTCCCACTGCTGTAAGGATTTTCTTACTTGCTACCAAATATATGGCATAAACTACTGAACTAAGCAAACAAAGCATATTACCGACAAAAGCATCCGAGGCCAAATCATCGCTTTTCTGCGTCAAGATGCAGACCAATGCCCCTACAAGTGCTATCGATATGCCCAAAATCTTGAAACCGGTTGCCCGCTCATGAAAGAAAGATACCATAATGATGAAAACCCAAACAGGTTGCAAACTCGTAAAAATAGAACTGGATATAGGAGTCGTCTTACTTAATCCGATCAAATAAAGAAACATGAAACCATACAATCCTGCCGCACCTAACAGAAACAGCAACCATTTGTCTTTCTTACTTGTTTTTTCTTCCGATGGCAAAAACCAATCTATCACCCAGAACGCCACCGCAGCAAACGTACAGCGAAGCGTTGCCCCTGTTAACGGACTCAACCACAAAGGGAGCAAGAATTTAAGGGCATTCATATTCAATCCGCTAAACACTTTCGATACCGCCATACTCAGATTGGCTTCCAGTTTTTTATTCTCCATAATGTAAGTTTTACTTTATATCTATTTAACATGCCATCTAAGATGCCCCTTTTCCACGATGCGAACGACTACTTATGCCTTATCATCAAATAGGAATGTATTCCTTTTGGTATACGCCCACACCAGTGCAACCAAAGTAATGCATAGATTGAAAACAAATGCAAACTGTTGCGACTTGATATGAAATACCGTAGATTGAAAGAAATCCATAATAAACGGACAGAGCAAAATGGCCAAGTAATTCATCATCATAACAAAAGCAAGAGCCAATGTGACTTTTTTCGGAATAGCCGTATGGGTAGTCTTATCATAAATAATAGGTTGAATAACTCCATACCCCAAACCCACCAAAATACATCCCGGAGCTATCATCCATTCCTTGGAAGAAATCCAGATCAAGAACAAACCGCAAGCTATGCTCAATAAGCTGTAAAATTTAGTTTTGTTACCACAAAGCTTCACTATTTGATTCAGAAAAAAGCCGGGAGCCATGATAGCCAGAAAGAAAAGGGAGATCATCACACCTGAATTCCCACTGGTAAAGTGGTATTCTTTCATCAGGAAAGGAAGATTGAAAGTAATAATCAAGGCAAGATAAGTGGCAAGTCCATAAAACAGCATCACACCTACAAGATGTTTGATGTTTATGCCATTCTTATTATTACCAATTTCAGCGTTTATCTCCGTATCCTGCTTTTCAGCATCCTCTTTATTCGTCATCGACACCGAACCACCTTCACTAATCATACTCCTTTGCAAATAAACCGAAAGGACCAGTGAAACCAGTGGCAGCAGATAAACCACAAACGGAAGATGCCAGTTTACTTCAGCCAGATAACCGGTTACGACGGTAGCTATCACAAGTGTTATATTTGTTATGGCGGAGCTAAGGCCAAACTGTTTTACCCGATATGTTCCTACAAAATATTTCGAAATCAAGCCTGTACTCAAAGGAACGATCATCCCCGAACCCACTCCTAACATGGCACTGATGGCAATCAATTGCCACATTTTATTAGAAAAGAGATAAAGTATGCCACTAAGAGCAAAAATCCCCAACCCCACCTGTAATAACCGGATGATATTCACACGTTCCGTCAGCTTACCAGC encodes:
- a CDS encoding MFS transporter gives rise to the protein MRIQTGRGTIPLITLIGIWSISALNALPGLAVSPILGKLSVIFPHSTELDVQMLSSLPSLLIIPFILLAGKLTERVNIIRLLQVGLGIFALSGILYLFSNKMWQLIAISAMLGVGSGMIVPLSTGLISKYFVGTYRVKQFGLSSAITNITLVIATVVTGYLAEVNWHLPFVVYLLPLVSLVLSVYLQRSMISEGGSVSMTNKEDAEKQDTEINAEIGNNKNGINIKHLVGVMLFYGLATYLALIITFNLPFLMKEYHFTSGNSGVMISLFFLAIMAPGFFLNQIVKLCGNKTKFYSLLSIACGLFLIWISSKEWMIAPGCILVGLGYGVIQPIIYDKTTHTAIPKKVTLALAFVMMMNYLAILLCPFIMDFFQSTVFHIKSQQFAFVFNLCITLVALVWAYTKRNTFLFDDKA